A single window of Oreochromis aureus strain Israel breed Guangdong linkage group 7, ZZ_aureus, whole genome shotgun sequence DNA harbors:
- the nxnl2 gene encoding nucleoredoxin-like protein 2, protein MVEVFSGRTLLNKDGEFVDPEEALRNKVVGIYFSAGWCPPCRDFTPILCDFYAELVEERDPPAQFEIVFVSSDKSTDDMIEYYHDMHGDWLALPWTDDYKTELKHRYKITAVPKLVIVKENGDVITDKGRKQIRDRGLACFRSWLDAAEIFQNFKG, encoded by the exons ATGGTGGAGGTATTTTCCGGACGCACACTCCTGAACAAGGACGGAGAGTTTGTGGATCCCGAAGAGGCTCTGCGGAACAAGGTGGTGGGGATCTACTTCTCCGCGGGATGGTGCCCGCCGTGTCGGGACTTTACCCCCATTCTGTGTGACTTCTACGCGGAGCTGGTGGAAGAGAGGGATCCTCCGGCTCAGTTTGAAATAGTTTTCGTGTCTTCCGACAAGTCAACCGATGACATGATTGAATATTACCACGACATGCACGGAGACTGGTTAGCTCTACCTTGGACGGATGATTACAAAAC TGAGTTGAAGCATCGCTACAAGATCACAGCAGTGCCCAAACTGGTGATCGTGAAGGAGAACGGCGACGTGATCACGGACAAGGGCAGGAAACAGATTCGAGACCGAGGCCTGGCCTGCTTCAGGTCCTGGTTGGACGCTGCTGAGATCTTTCAGAACTTCAAGGGTTAG